Within Rhododendron vialii isolate Sample 1 chromosome 12a, ASM3025357v1, the genomic segment TGTTAATCGCAAACTTCAATTTTGTTgaaccaaattaatttttgtcacACATTGAAATTCACTCCAATCTGACTTCCTTTTTGCTCTGTGCTTCCTTATTGATTTGTGGTTCAATTGCAAATATTTGAGCTTTGTCGTTGAAAACCTTTTAagtccataaatttttttttccctccatgtGGTTGGTTGATGAATTaaaggaagaagaaggtgaagacAAATACTAACACAAATAAATTACTGGtttactaaaaaacaaaaccaagtaCCTTGAAACGAAGTCTGTATTCGTCAACTGCAAGCTGTGAACCGAAGTCATAATCGAAGAATCTCTTGTCTTCTATATCCACTGGACCAATTTGACCCAACATGTTGACTCCGGGTATAAATTCAACATCAAAACCCTAAACAACCCAATATAAAAATCTTACATTCAAAGGTGTCAtaacaaaaacaactttttcaacATTCAAAACCGTAATCGATAGTGAGAACATAATCAATAGCAACTAACAAATAGTTATCCGCTATCAATTCATCTCTCTATCGCAATTGAATTCAACGTCCCATTGATAGCTCAGTTTTCAAATGTAATACGTGTtagcttagtcacataatccttcaaaatgtccCACGCTCGCGCTCTCAATACTCGTACTACACTCACGCCCTCAGTCCTCGTTCTCGAGGACTTTAGTATGTTGACATGTGTTTCAAAGACACTTTCATGCTCACCCCGCGCTCACGCACCCAAATTATGTCAATTAGGGTGTTAGTCAATAACAATGATTCATGTACATGCGAGCAAATCGAGTAAGAATCCATAAGAAAATGAGGGTTTACTGACACCGCTCTTCTCAACTTGTTCGGAATAAAGGCGGTATTCCTCATCAGTCATATCTTGATCGCTGTCGGAATCATCATCTGTATCCGTCGCTCGAAATCCTGGTGTAAGTATAGGGGGTAGATTTTTGTCGTAACCGAAGAGTTTAACCAAACTGAACACCTCGATTTCATCTTCGGATGTCTCTGTATCATCCGACCATTCTTCCGAAAATTTCTTTTCAGTTTCCATTGATCTCGATTCAATCAATCGCAAACCCTAGGCTGTAGTGTCgtaagaaaagagaaaatatttcaGCCTCCTATATATGTAAGGGAATAAAAATAACTACATCGACAATCCATGAGGTTAGTGAATATTACAAATAACACACTTCAGGTTTTGAATTGGGCATTTTAGCTCTGGTCTATAAAATATAATTCCACTCGGATTTCTCTAATTAACGAAACACTAAAATTCTGTGAAAGTATCTAAAATCTAAACATTGAAAGTGCCTAACCTCTAGGGCATCCTATAAAAGTGCTtaaactctagggtaccctataaaaatgcctaaactcctagggtaccctatgaaagtgcttaaactgttaaaatcctataataggaaaatgcatCCTAAAACctctatgaaagtgtctaaacttAAACTTAGAGCTCTATGAAAACGTCTAAATCTAAACCATGGagtaccctaaaaccctagggtactctAAGATTTTAGGGTACCATAAAATCCTGACATACCTCAAAATCTTAGAGTGACACTTCTATTAAtagtaaatgtatttttgtaaaagttgACCTAATAGTAATTAAGTATTTTATATctccttaatgggaattaagtgTCATTTCTTTGTacttaaaagtaaaaaactgtttttttggcAAATGACCTCCCATGATGTCACTTCTCAGTGTTTGTTGAATAGGAGTTAAAAgaacaattttaaaaaggaaTGAATCCTATTCGGTCCATGTTTTGGATTGGAAGAGACAGGTCTGATGGGAACGTTCATTTACTGCAATCGATGGTTTGGATGTACTCACCAGTAAAAGTGAATTTATGAGAAAATCTTAACCGTCGAATCTATGGGTACTTAAATAGGAGTTTTGCAAAGATACATAAATTCACATCCTAGAGTTTTAAGtatcttttatttaaattcTCCAATGCTATATAAGTTATTTAACACATACTCAAATAAAGCTTTTGACCCAAAATTTCACTCAAATTTGGATTACAATTGGGTAACAGCTAGAGATGCTCAACATACTACTTTGTCTTTACCCAACCAAGGGGTTTGACCTAATTAATcaatctattattttttgaacttgaagttAAATGTCAACTTTTTTATTAACTACTCGTCTTGATGggaaaaaagtaacaaaaaacggatcagatttaaaaaaagaagaagttcatATAGGAAACAATTCAAAGAAtctcttttctttgtatttttttttgtctttattagaattttaaaattctttctaatattttttacttttaaaattactCTAGTCAAAATGAATAATAACCACAAAGATTTGGGGCAAACCTAAGTCAAGATTTGAGAGTAATCCCCCACTTAAGTGGGCCTCACGCTAATGAACTGTTTGATCAGTCCCTAAAAATCAATAGAGACACGTGCATAAGTTGAGGTGGACAATACAAGTGTTAAATACAATCCATGCTTAGAGTACTCCCGTCTTAAAGCGTGTAGTGCGACCGATCCGGCTATCCATGTAGACAATTAACGACTTGTTTTTAATCTGAACAATAGATGATTCAGATTTGTAGAAGTTCGACCGATCCGGCCATCCATGTAAACAATTGACGGCTTGTTTTTAATCTGAACAATAGATGATTCAGATTTGTAGAAATTCGAATTAAATATGAACTGTCGGTGCCAAAATGAACAACCAAATTAGTCGCACTACATTGTAGGGCGACCCTATAGCATCTCCAAATCCTGATAGATCAGGATCCGGGAATGTTGTATGACGCACTTTGTAATGCACCCTATGTGAAAATTTTGGACCATTCATATTaataattaatggttcaaatatgtgtttttttaattttaagacAAACAGATTCCATTCCATTTACAATAGAGTATGCTTTTTGCGTCAGACAGTTAAAGAGCCAAACACCACCGAGGTGCTAGCCCAGCTGGCGAGGGTCACCACTCCCCTTAACACATACGGAGGTTCAAGACTCAGCAGGTGTTCGAAATCCGTCTGTGAATCAAAGGGGGGAATTTTTCATCAACTGTGCACTAGAGTGGTGCCGTGGTGACGGCCCGTCCTTCCGGACGGTAGTTATGGCTTGAACCGGACATTCCATTGGCAGATAAAGAGCCCCTATGGTCACACCCAAAAGGAGTTGCTACGCTGGTCGTCTCCTCTTATcctttttgattatcaaaaaaaaagttaaagggCCAAACGGCGGGCAATTTGAAAAGACCCCAAAACCCTCCAGTTGTCCAAGTCCTTTTCCCGCCAaaactagaaaccctaaaaccaCGTCCTGGTCCATACCCTCCTTCACTCTCAGACCTCCAATGGCggaacaagaagaagaggaacaCGACACAGCAGCAGAGACCATCGCCCCGTCCCTCCCCCCAAGCCGAGTCAAGAAGATCATGAAACTCGACAAGGAAATCAACAAGGTCAACGCGGAAGCCCTGTTCTTGGTCTCCTGCTGCACCGAGCTCTTCCTCAAGTTCCTCGCCGAGGAATCTGCCCGGGTCGCGGTCGAGAAGAAGCGGAGGACGATGAAGCTTGAGCACCTGAGAGTCGCCGTCAAGAGGCACCGGCCGACGAGCGATTTCCTCCCCGAGTCGCTTCCGGTGGCTTCTGAGCCAGTTGTGGATCGGCCGAAGGCGGCAGAGAGGAACCGTGGTCGAACTGCTGAGAAGCCGGTCCCAGCGGGTACTCATCGGATCGATGATTTCTTTCGCAAGGATTCTTAGTTTTTTGGGGCAATTTATCCATGTTGAGTTGATTTACGTGAgtttgttatgttttgtttgatGGATTCGATGGTGTGAAATCATTTGGGAATATATGGAATTTGAGTGCCTGgtgtgggggcgtgatttcttcgtgctCCTTCTGGTGCGGCCGCCTCCGAGTGTGGGACCGTGTATGCTAACGCCgatcttgatgtacctgcagaaccggaggggagtgttcctccgggaagaagctccgacgaactagtcagcAAGTGGAGAAAtgagaagtttagtaagaaagtatggagagagagggagagagaagtgTGTTCTTTTAGATCAGATCATCCTCCTTATCTCAGTGGTcatgcttctctatttataggcaaagaggtgaagtgctgagcaagttggccacactttccacgtgtcacgttctgctcggttggcgcctctctagcagggccatttaatgaacaccactttcctagtctttcagagccacatgggcTGATGTCAGGagggtcacatcgttcagagacgTCACTTCGAATGTAAGAAAGGACAGCCttcttatcagtagatatttatggaaggttccacaatcgtctaGGTTCGGCGGGACCCACGTCCAGCATACGAATTATCCGAGCGTATGATATCCCGGCCGAGGCACACCCTGGCCGAACAAACGGAAGTTCGTATCCGTGCGCTTGATAAAGCCCCGAGCGAGCTTATGTGTCGTACGTTCGGATGTTGCTTATAATTGTTCGGTGAAGTAATCGTGGTTCTGTCTATATTTCGGCCCAGCCGACGTCCAGACTTATTTGAAGGCGAATCGTGATAGCTTGGATGATGGGTCAAACAACGTGTGAACCCTCATCGCCCCTTTTGGACCTggtgaaccttcggatatttcggccccctacaccTGGTGCCATGGTTTTTCactacaaattgaaaattgacagAAACGTGTTAGTAAACAGGTCTAGCTCGAGTTTGAGTTTTAAGTTCGTTAAACCGGCTCAATTATAACTCGGCTCAATTATAAAAGTTTGGCCCATTTGTAGAGGCTCCTGTAGTAAAAGAATCAAGCTCGAAAACCTCAAtaataaacgagccaagctttatCACGTCAAAGCTGGGCTCGGAATGACCCCAACATCCTCTATTCATCCACTCAAACCAGCGGATAATTCTCAGGCGGTGGGGGATTGACCGGCGGCGGCGGATCAGAGTCGTGCTCGAGTGGCTTAGAAGCCGATTCTGGCTGTTACTTGACGGATCGATGACTTCTTTCGTATGAAGTCATTGGTTgtattttttggttgatttatGGATGTTGTGTTGATTTAGTGAGTTTGTTATGTTTGTTTGGTGAAATAGTTCAACGgtgtaaaattattttggaaatgtATGGAATTCGAAGGCCTAGTGCCAAGTTTCCCATTAGAAAATGGATAAGCCAGAATTAATGTTGTTCTGTTGGGCTCATGAAGGCTAATCAAACATGGGTATTGGAATGAAGGGATTAGACTTCAGTTAGTAAATGAGAGTGGTGCAAATTAGGTTGGATTGTTGACATGCCCATTTTCAACAAAGCAGTACTGTGGATACAAATTAAAGTGCACAGATCCGGACATATGTGTCCGAAATCATTTGATGTGTAAGGGCACCACAAGTCTACCATGTGGACCCATGTGTAGTGGTCGGTTCCGGACACAAATGTGGATGAATCTGTGCAATTTTGTTAATCGAAATCCGTATTGATCAAAGTCCAAAAAGAGCCTAATTGTTTTGATTTGTCAAGGACAGGTAAGAGTTGTGGTAACTAACACAATGCCTGCAGTTTGTTCCTACTCTGAACTTGAGTTACAGTACTACTGCAATCTTCGTGAATTTGTTACTTTTCATGAGGACCACCACCCCAACTCACAGAGTCACTCTCTCACCGACCTTTAAACAACCGCCACCCAACCCATATGGTTACCACAAAACCACCACAAGCCATACATATGGTTATGAGTGAAACCACCAACTCCTCCTTCATCTCTTTCCCccaactctctccctctccctctgccTCTGCCTCTGTTTTTATTCCCTCCATGGATATGTCTCTGTTTTTATAGTGCTACCTTTACCTTCTTTGTTTTAAAACTGTAATTGAATAAAAGGACGATATAAAACTGTAtttgaatttcaattttctgCAGCAAGAAATTAAAGCAGTTTTGAGTAGGCAAAACTACGGGGATCACAGTCAGTTAAACTACACAAAACCCCATCGTCGATTAATTATACTGTAATTTTCTGACATGCAAGCATACTTCTTTTTCGTTGAAATCCGGTGAGAAACTGTAACcaaatgaaagaagaagaaatacaaGAGAAGTCAGTGCTTTCCTTCTACTGCAGCAAGTAGGTTATCGCATATTCACGGTAACCATTTTAAACTCCATAAGCAAGCCGAACATCATCTTACCCAACCGAACGACCTGCAAATAACAATGCAAAGAAATCAATAATCTGCAAATAAAACCGTCCACCACGTGATGGTGGTTAAAATGCCAATACAAGTTGAAGGTTAACATGCCAACATTCCTACATAATGTAGGATTATCTATTCTCATATATAAAGGtcatatataaagggagaggaGCTTTTGGGGTGACCTGTTTTTGAAGCCATGCCACAAAAGTGatttccatttttgtcctaatcaaaatccaatttttacATCCAATCTTAGTGTAACATGGTATAAGAGCTAGGCTTTTGGGGTATTGGAGTAGACTCTCTAATCCCTATTTCCTATGGATACACTCTTTTTTCTACTATAACCATAATTTAAGGTGCAACGATTCTGATGAGATAAGGCCATTGTTTACTTCTCTTAGTTCTTCATGCGTGAATCAGGGGTCTAATGTGCAGGAGAGCGTTGAAACTTTTAATTCGACCTCCAAAACTAACTGGAAGCTTCCTTTTTGTGTGGGTTGAGTTTCCATATAAGTAGGGACTATGGCTGGCTTATGGCTTCTCATTGCCAATGAGTAAGCCAATTGGTTTCTAGTTGAATACTGTAGCATTTGAAAAACATAGGTCATTTTAAACAAAAGAATTAGCTGATGTGCATCATTATAATGACCGTATACGAGGAAATTATCAAGGTACAATGTCACTACCGTTTAGTAACCCGAAACACTAATATACCAGTTCAATTTAGAAAATTGTGCTTCCACGAGATGATACAGGTGTACTAACCGTGGCTGAGGTGACCTTCCCAGAACCATTCTTTCCCATGATTGCCTGTACCTTCTTGAATGGAAAAAGAGAATAAGTAGCGGCAGAAATAAAACTCAAAATCAGACCTCTGTAAAGCTTCACTTCAATTTGCAATAATAAACATCTAAAATAAGCCAATATTATAGAAAGAAACACGAGATCCAACAACCACCTGCACATTTCTAGTCCCTTGGTCCAATACCCTTTGTCATCAGATATTGATTGATATCTCAGCAAAGCTAcaggaaaacaaaatgaaaagcatTAATGGAATGAATCTACTTTACCTTGTCCGTCCTCAGGAGGTTTGAGCCTAAAAGATTTCAAAGTGATCTTAGTTCCAACCTCCAGTAACACCACAGCTTGATATATCTTAATCTTGTCTCCATCAGCAAGATCCTTGGCCTCGAAGGTTatgtagaatctgacagcattGGCAACCTGAGACATCACCTTCAAAACCTTCACAAACTCCAGCTCTCTATTTTCGTCCTACAAACGAGTTTTTAACATACAGAGTTAGTTTCTGGGTCGTTTCGCATTTGGTTTTTACTCCAGTGATTTTGTCCAACCGAGCCTCACATTGGTCGGAGGGGATATTACTACAAGAAAATCACTTGAGCAATGTAATTGGTAAAGAAGACAGGGAAGATAATGTTGAGGCGGCCACAGCGAAAGCACACCCGAAAGAAAGCAAACACATTATTTATGTAATCAGGCACAAATATGCCTTCCTCCCCAAAGAAGTTCACCATGATATGGGTGAGTTACAAGATTGTGAGAAAAAATGCCCAATGCCAAGCCCTTGCTCGTGCATATTTTTTATAACATGTAGACAATAATCTTAGAAGCCCACCTCAAACCCAAATTGTTAATCGCAAACTTCAATTTTGTtgaatcaaattaatttttggcacACATCGAGTTCACTCTGACTTCCTTTTTGCTCTGTACTTCCTTATTGTTTTGTGGTTCGATTGCAAATATTTGCAGTTGAAAACCTTTAAAtcaataagaattttttttcctccatgtGGCTGGTTGATGAATTaaggaagaagaaggtgaagacAAGTACTAACACAAATAAATTACTGGtttactaaaaaacaaaaccaaataccTTGAAACGACATCTGTATTCGTCAACTGCAAGCTGTGAACCGAAGTCATAATCGAAGAATCTCTTGTCTTCTATATCCATTGGAAAAATTTGACCCAACATGTTGACTCCAGGTATGAATCCAACATCAAAACCCTaaacaaccaaataaaaaaacgcAAAAATCTTACATTCAATAGTGTCAtaacaaaaacaactttttcaacATTCAAAACCATGATTGATAGTGAGAACATAATCAATAGCAACTGAACAAGTAGTTATCTACTCGTACTATCAATTCATCTCTCTATCGCAATCAAATTCAACGTCCCATTGATAGTTTGGTTTTCAAATGTTATACGAGTTAGCTTAGTCATATAATCCTTCAACATATCTCGCGCTCACACTCTCAATCCTCATACTGCGCTCGCCTTCTTAATCTTCGTTCTCGAGGATTATGGGCCATGTTTCCGGTAGTGATTTGAGGAAAAAATGTATGCGTTTTTACCATGTCGTTCACACAAATTAACGCTCGCCCTCTCAATTTTCGTTTTCAAGGATTTTGGGCCATGTTTCTGGTAGTGATTTGAGAAAAAAACGTATGCATTTTTACCATATCGTTCACACAAATTAAccaacaagttttaaaattttagctTGTTGTTCACAAAAACCAACttgtgaacaaatttttttttctacaataACTTTACTCACAAACCCATCTATAACTTATTCACAATtggaaacaacttgatatttctcGACAGCTTATTTATTACCGAAAACACCTAAAAACTATGAttgctccaaaaaaaaaatttgacaacttACTCATTACTGAAAACACTGTGACAAGTGTTTTAAAGACTTTTATGCTCTCAATCGGGCTCACGCACGCGAATGACATCACTTAGCGTGTTAGTCAATAACAATGATTCATGTACGTGAGAGCAAATCGAGTAAGAATCGGTCAAAACCATAAGAAAAACGAGGGTTTACTTACACCGCTCTTCTCAACTTGTTCGGAATAAAGGCGGCATTCCTCATCAGTCATATCTTGATCGCTGTCGGAATCATCATCTGTATCCGTCGCTCGGAATCCTGGTGTAAGTATAGGGGGTAGATTTTTGTCGTAACCAAAGAGTTTAACCAAACCGAATACCTCGCTTTCATCTTCGGATGTCTCTGTATAATCCGACCGTTCTTCCGCAGAATCGATCCCCAATTTCTTTTCAGTTTCCATTGATCTCGATTCAAATCATTCGCAAACCCTAGGCTGTAGgagtaaaattaatttttttaaagtttacaCCGCTTTGgaattttaaaattcttttttaatgatttttagTTTTATAATTACTCTGGTCAAATAACTAAGATTCGAGGCAAAcctaaaaaatttaatcaagATTTGAGATTAATCCCAGACTTAATTGGGCCTCTTGCTAATGGAATGTTTGATCAGTCCCTAAAAATCAATAGTGACGTGTGCATAAGTTGAGCCGGACAATACCAGTTAAATACAATACGCGCCGTAGGACACTCTCGCTCTAATGTGTAATGAATGACTCGAATTTTAATCCGAATGaaagatgattcaaatttgTAGAAATTCGAATTAAGCCTGAACTATTCGTGCTGAAATGAACAGCTAAATCGACCGCACTACTACACTGTAAGACGATCCTAGAGCATTCCCAAATCCCGACAGATCAAGATCCGGGATGCTATATGGTGCACCCTATATAAAAAATTCAGACCATTCATATCAATAATCAGGAGATACTATATGACGTATTTTATAGCAGCCTATATGAAAAATTCGGACCCTTCAGATGTGTTTTTTTAACTTTGACCGGTAGACCGTGAATATCCTTTTCGCGCCAGACAGTTAAGTGGCCAAACGGCGGGCAATTCGTAAAGACCCCAAATCCCTCTAGTTGTCCACACTCCACTTTCCCGCCAAAattaaaaaccctaaaaccacGTCCTGgtccaaacaccccctttcaATCTCAGACTTCCAATGGCggaacaagaagaagaggaacaCGACATCACGGAAGAGACCATCGCCCCGTCCCTTCCCCCAAGCCGAGTCAAGAAAATCATGAAACTCGACGAGGAAATCAACAAGGTGAACGCGGAAGCCCTGTTCCTGGTCTCCTGCTGCACCGAGCTCTTCCTCGAGTTCCTCGCCGAGGAATCGGCCCGGGTCGCGGTCGAGAAGAAGCGGAGGACGGTGAAGCTCGAGCACCTGAGAGTCGCCGTCAAGAGGCACCGGCCGACGAGCGATTTCCTCCTCGAGTCGCTTCCGGTGGCTTCTGAACCAGTTGTGGATCGGCCGAAGGCGGTGGAGAGCAACCGTGGTCGAACTGCTGAGAAGCCGGTCCCGACTGGTACTCGTCGGATCGATGATTTCTTTCGCAAGGATTCTTAGGTTTTTTTGGGCAATTTATAGatgttgagttgattttaatttagtttgttatgttttgtttgatGAATTCGATGGTGTAAAATCATTTGGGAATATATGGATTTGTGTGCCTGGTGCCATGGTTTTTCAgcacaaaatggaaaattgacAGAAACGTGTGTTAGTAAACGGGTCTAGCTCGAGTTTGAGTTTAACTTCGTTTAGTGAACGAAAAGAGCTCGGCTCGAGTATAAAAGTTTGGCTCATTTGTAGAGGCTCTCGTAGTAAACGAACAAAGCTCGAAAACCTCAATAATAAACTAGCTGAGCTCAAGCCCGATTATTTGGGattggctcgagctcgagctgagctcgaacaCGTCAAAGCTGGGCTCGGAATGACCCCAACATCCTCTATTTATCCACTCAAACCCGCCGATAATTCTCAGCCAGCGGGGATTGACCCGCAGCGGCGGAGTGGAGTTGTGCTCGAGTGGCTTAGAAGCCGATTCTGGCTGCTACTTGACGGATCGAAGACTTCTTTCATATGGAGTCACTGGTtgtattttttggtcaatttaTGGATGTTGTGTTGATTTAGTGAGTTTGTTATGTTTGTTTGGTGAAATAGTTCAACAGGTGTAAAATTACTTTGGAAATGTATGGAATTCGAATGCCTAGTGCCATGTTTTTCAATTAGAAAATGGATAAGCCAGAAATGTTGTTCTGCTGGGCTCATGAAGGCTAATCAAACTTGGGGATTGGAATGAAGGGATTAGACTTCAGTTAGTCAATGAGAATGGTGCAAATTAGTTTGATAGTTGACATGCGGATTTTCAACAAAGCAGTGCTGTGGATACAAATTAAAGTGCACAGATCCAGACATATGTGTCCGAAGTCGTTTGATGTGCATGGACACCACACGTCTACCATGTGGACCCATGTGCATTGGTCGGTTCCAGACACAAATGTGGACGAATCTGTGCAATTTTGTTAATCGAAATCCGTATTGATCAAAGTCCAAAAAGAGCCTAATTGTTTTGATTTGTCAAGGACAGGTAAGAGTTGTGGTAACTAACACAATGCCTGCAGTTTGTTCCTACACTGAACTTGAGTTACAGTACTAGCGCAATATTCGTGAATTTGTTACTTTTCTCTGTGTGTGAACAATTTATTTGTAGTTGAGTTCTGGACTTGGTTATGTACACTGGTGTGCAAGGTGGAACAATCACAGCACCAAATGAAACGGCATTGGCTCTAGTTCAGGTGGTGATTTATCGGTGGTATGTTGTTTAAGTTGTTCGAATTTATTCTGCATGTTGCTTGGAACATACGGTTAGATTCAGCCAAGACAGATTTATTTTGATCTGCATAGGCTCACACACGAGCTCTTCCAGAAATGAGTATAAACAAGCATAAATCACTCTGTTAAGATGCCTATATGTTATCCTTTGCTGAATATCAATTCGTGCTTTATCGATAGGTACATGAAGAGGATAAGAAGAAAATGTGTGCGATGAGTAACCTAAACATCCAAACCAAACGAAGTTAAGCCTTTCGCCTCCACAATTGCTATTATTCTTCCTGTTAAATCAAGTTTTGTATGTTCGTATCATTTTTACCACAACATCGCATGGATGTTGATTGAATGTACTTTTTGCTTTTAGTTACTGAATAAGGTGTGCAATTGCTTCATAGAACTTGTGGACACACATTGGATTCTACATTTCCTTTGACGCTGCAGGTTCTTTCTTTCCCCCTTGGCTATTTTAAGCTTCAATGATTAAGGAAAATTTACCTCTCTCAGTTCAATGAacattttgtttccttttagtaTATGCTATTGGTTATGCTACATCATCATTCGTTTGCCACATTTAAGCCCTTGTAAGGCTTTAACAAAAACTGGGTACCTAAGCAATTTCTGCCTAAAAGGAAACTGGTTTAATTGTAATTGTCTACAGGTTGATCTAGCTAAGTGCTAATATCGATGATACCAAATATATGGGGTGACATTACATATATCtgcatagatatatatatatatatatatatatatatatatatatatatatatatatatatatatatatatatattcccgTTCTTGTAATTAACTGTGATGTGCTAGATAAATTTTCACAAGCAGGAGGGAAAACATCACCGCTTGGTGATAGATAGGCATAGGCTTTGTTTCTTCTTCCCCCTCAACGTCCCGAGTTTCTACCGACTAATCCCCGCATGCATAGTCTTGCTTGTGGCCATATTACTTTCCCCTTGCCCCGCAATTTTATTGCAGGCCATAGTTGGCTCCCTTTCACCTTGTTTGCTACACTGATGTGTTATATTTTCTCAAGTTCTTTTTTCCCAGTTCATTCCGAGGTATCCATTTGCCTAgatccagtttttttttttttgatcaactaCATTAGTTCACACAATCTTAATACCTTCATTAGGCATCAGTATCAGCTGATCTATGCATTGAATCAACTAATCCTACACAAACCATCTACACCTTGCTCACTTTTTTTGAACTACTTGATATTGGGACTGTTTCATTTTTCAAGGAGATAAGTTCACCTTTCTAAGCATCaacttttgaggagtcattttCTGGTGCAGACTTGTGGGTATTGGTGCTTTTGTAGTGTTTTAATAGTTAGTTTGTCCCACAtgaatgtgagagagagagagagagagagagagagagagagagagagagagagagagacttgtgGTTGTGGGTAATGGTGCTTTTGTAGTGTTTTGATAGTTAGTTGCTTTTGTAGTGTTTTAATAGttagtttgtcccacatcgccaGTGGAAGAGATATTGGAAGGGTTAATAAACAGGCGAATGAGAGAAACAAAGTGTCCCTTCggggacatccgataaaattggaacgatacAGAGAAGATTAGCATGGCCCCTGCGCAAGGATGACACGCACAAATCgagaaatggtccaaatttttttcttcccttttacCCCTCAGTTTTGTAACCTTGATTTACAAAATTGGCCAATGTAATTGATGCCATTGGATGGAGCACCAAAGGTCCAAGACCAGAGAGCAcccagactctctctctctctctctctctctctctcttatcaaTCTGTTTCCTTGCTTTAGACAGGTTTCTGGGTTAcctaaaaacaaaaagtgaGAAGTCAAATTCCGTTCTAGGTGGAGAGATTTGAAGTGATTTGTAGTAAGGATTTTAGCTGTGCAAGGATTATAACCAAGTAAATATACTTCTAGAAATTCCTATCTATTCTC encodes:
- the LOC131311299 gene encoding DNA polymerase epsilon subunit C-like, producing the protein MAEQEEEEHDITEETIAPSLPPSRVKKIMKLDEEINKVNAEALFLVSCCTELFLEFLAEESARVAVEKKRRTVKLEHLRVAVKRHRPTSDFLLESLPVASEPVVDRPKAVESNRGRTAEKPVPTGTRRIDDFFRKDS